A genomic segment from Synchiropus splendidus isolate RoL2022-P1 chromosome 18, RoL_Sspl_1.0, whole genome shotgun sequence encodes:
- the LOC128750117 gene encoding toll-like receptor 7 isoform X3 yields MVAMMKYIIIFCHLLVSLKAINFRFLPCDVDANVTKVDCHDRSLDRVIYIKEDRVLSLNLSLNRIRKVADNTFSGVPNLLTLDMTRNGNPYSPELDIHHCAFKVLPKLQHLFLSHNRLRHIPWLPESLRQLNLEGNRIFHIENPFETPHLEKLLLGYNCYYLNPCYEPFYIAENAFEHLTRLRVLDLAFDNLTAVPHGLPRSLEKLNLKENRLTEIPDRAFVNLTKLSTLNLEWNCQRCDHAAQPCFPCPYNNPLKLHPQSFFSENSAIGFLSLRGNSIKTFPKGIFKPLKKLGRLDLSDNRLAFAIQNASFFGELTHLNWISLIYNYEPERIFTEFHLSTHVGKMVNLQYLLLTGNFFKSLSTQSLEVLSQLKKLHTLELRMNFMYKFDFQSLKRFPSLQNIVLTQNMLTFNECPSRELFMGQSEALSKRQTIFSSRFQTGILVGRHISTEDKARTSWPSDTLDIEPFALSVLYNKQCNGGFTLDLSQNDILFLTNNTFAGLENVTCLDLSLNYMSQTLSKGDFSGLTKLVALNMSHNRIDLFYDHAFSELNKTLKLLDLSNNDFHFNMRGMFHSLSFIHNLQNLEVLSLANNNIQMRIDHQLNSSSLRTLYFNGNRLDNMWKAKHKYTLFFQNLTNLNHLDISNNQLRSISDDILTNLPKSLQSLVISYNQLAFFPWANITALSNLTLLDLSHNVLDFFPSTILKFDSNLKCLYLNNNRFHSIPESVLIQLKSLQVLHLDHNQIKKIHFKFTPKPSSNETALKELTLHTNPFRCDCDTAWFSVFLAKTSIRIPFLTTSVLCAYPESQIGKSMLLIDQHSCQEIYGSLAFFVNFCLVILFTTLPLLKHLYGWDLWYCLQVLWAGQKGYSQLPGSDCHYHAFVVFDTGNPAVRDWVYNELVVHLEDRHRRFNLCLEERDWVPGLSCIENLHNAVYKSVKTVFVLSSGKALNGVIRQAFYMVQQRLLDEKADVAVLVLLEEMYTKLKYLQLRKRLCGKSVLTWPKNPLAQPLFWNQVRMALSSDNLKLYDQNMSESFNM; encoded by the exons atg gtggCTATGATGAAATACATCATCATATTCTGTCACCTCCTTGTGTCTCTGAAAGCCATAAATTTCAGGTTTCTGCCATGTGATGTGGATGCCAATGTCACTAAAGTGGACTGCCATGATAGATCCTTGGATCGTGTCATTTACATCAAAGAAGACAGAGTTTTGTCCCTCAATCTCAGCCTGAATAGAATCCGTAAAGTGGCAGACAACACTTTCTCTGGTGTACCAAACCTTCTCACCTTGGATATGACCCGCAATGGAAATCCTTATTCACCTGAACTGGATATCCACCACTGCGCTTTCAAGGTCTTGCCAAAGCTTCAGCATCTGTTTCTGTCCCATAACAGACTCAGACATATTCCTTGGCTTCCTGAAAGCCTGCGTCAGCTGAATCTAGAGGGCAATCGGATCTTCCACATTGAAAATCCATTTGAGACTCCACATCTTGAGAAGCTCTTGCTCGGCTACAACTGCTATTATCTAAACCCTTGTTATGAGCCCTTTTACATcgctgaaaatgcttttgaaCACCTGACACGTCTTCGGGTTCTTGATTTGGCCTTTGATAATTTGACGGCTGTACCTCATGGATTACCCCGGTCATTGGAGAAActgaatttaaaagaaaacagactGACTGAGATCCCAGACCGAGCTTTTGTCAACCTGACAAAGCTCAGTACCTTGAATCTTGAATGGAACTGTCAGCGTTGCGACCATGCAGCACAGCCTTGCTTTCCTTGCCCATACAACAACCCACTGAAACTACATCCTCAGTCCTTCTTTTCAGAGAACAGTGCCATTGGCTTTCTCAGTTTGAGGGGAAACTCTATTAAAACATTCCCTAAgggcatttttaagcctttaaaAAAGTTGGGTCGACTGGACCTCTCTGACAACAGGCTTGCATTCGCCATACAGAACGCCTCTTTTTTTGGAGAGCTCACTCACCTTAATTGGATAAGTCTTATCTACAATTATGAGCCAGAAAGAATCTTTACTGAATTCCATCTGTCGACTCATGTTGGCAAAATGGTGAATTTGCAATATCTTCTATTGACAGGAAACTTTTTCAAATCGCTGTCCACTCAGAGCTTAGAAGTTCTCTCCCAGCTGAAGAAACTTCACACACTGGAGCTGAGGATGAATTTCATGTATAAATTCGACTTTCAAAGCCTCAAACGGTTTCCCTCTCTTCAAAATATTGTCCTGACTCAAAACATGCTAACCTTTAATGAATGCCCATCCAGAGAGCTGTTCATGGGTCAATCGGAGGCATTAAGCAAAAGGCAAACAATATTCTCCAGCAGATTCCAGACTGGAATCTTAGTCGGTCGACACATTAGTACGGAAGATAAAGCCAGGACTTCATGGCCATCAGACACCCTCGATATAGAACCGTTTGCATTATCAGTTCTTTATAATAAACAGTGCAATGGAGGATTTACTCTTGACCTATCTCAGAATGACATTCTATTTCTTACAAATAACACTTTCGCTGGCCTCGAGAACGTAACATGCTTGGACCTGTCCCTTAATTATATGAGCCAGACTCTAAGTAAAGGTGATTTTTCTGGTTTGACTAAATTAGTTGCACTGAATATGTCTCACAATCGAATTGATCTTTTTTATGATCATGCTTTTAGCGAGCTAAATAAAACCCTGAAATTGTTAGACCTCAGTAACAATGACTTCCATTTTAATATGAGGGGCATGTTCCATAGCCTTAGTTTCATCCATAATCTTCAGAACTTGGAAGTCTTGAGTTTGGCCAACAATAACATTCAGATGCGAATTGATCACCAGCTGAATAGCAGCTCACTGAGGACCCTCTACTTCAATGGAAATCGCTTGGATAACATGTGGAAAGCCAAACACAAGTACACACTCTTCTTCCAAAATCTAACAAATCTCAATCACCTGGACATCTCCAATAATCAGCTGAGATCTATTTCGGACGACATTTTGACCAACTTGCCCAAGAGTCTTCAATCTTTAGTGATCAGCTATAACCAGTTGGCATTCTTCCCTTGGGCAAACATCACGGCACTGAGCAATCTGACTCTCCTGGATTTGAGTCACAATGTTCTTGACTTTTTTCCCAGCACCATTCTAAAATTCGATTCCAATTTAAAGTGCCTGTATCTCAATAACAATCGATTTCATAGCATCCCTGAAAGCGTTCTGATTCAGTTGAAATCCTTACAAGTTCTTCACCTGGACCACAATCAAATCAAGAAGATTCACTTCAAGTTCACCCCAAAACCCTCCTCCAACGAAACTGCCCTGAAGGAACTCACCTTACATACCAACCCTTTCAGATGCGACTGTGATACAGCGTGGTTTTCTGTCTTCTTAGCGAAGACTTCAATACGCATTCCCTTCCTCACCACATCTGTCCTATGCGCCTACCCAGAATCTCAAATTGGCAAGAGCATGTTGTTAATAGATCAGCATTCCTGCCAGGAGATTTATGGCAGCCTGGCCTTCTTTGTGAACTTCTGCTTGGTTATTTTGTTCACTACACTGCCCCTTCTGAAGCATCTATATGGCTGGGACCTGTGGTACTGCCTTCAGGTACTCTGGGCTGGTCAGAAGGGATATTCCCAGCTGCCTGGAAGTGATTGTCATTACCATGCGTTTGTGGTGTTTGACACGGGTAACCCTGCTGTCAGAGACTGGGTGTACAACGAGCTTGTCGTTCATCTGGAGGACAGACACAGAAGGTTTAATCTGTGTTTGGAGGAGAGGGACTGGGTTCCTGGGCTGTCATGCATCGAAAATCTCCACAACGCCGTCTACAAAAGCGTGAAGACGGTGTTCGTGCTCTCCAGCGGAAAGGCATTGAACGGGGTGATTCGTCAGGCTTTCTACATGGTTCAACAGCGACTTCTGGACGAGAAG GCTGATGTAGCTGTGCTGGTTTTGCTTGAGGAGATGTACACAAAACTGAAGTATCTGCAGCTGAGAAAGAGGCTTTGCGGGAAGTCGGTTCTGACTTGGCCCAAAAATCCTCTGGCACAGCCCCTTTTCTGGAATCAAGTGAGAATGGCACTGTCGTCGGATAATCTCAAGCTCTATGATCAAAACATGAGTGAAAGTTTTAACATGTGA
- the LOC128750117 gene encoding toll-like receptor 7 isoform X2, whose amino-acid sequence MLRRSWVRLECSCIHNHLTNCTYVYIFLFQVAMMKYIIIFCHLLVSLKAINFRFLPCDVDANVTKVDCHDRSLDRVIYIKEDRVLSLNLSLNRIRKVADNTFSGVPNLLTLDMTRNGNPYSPELDIHHCAFKVLPKLQHLFLSHNRLRHIPWLPESLRQLNLEGNRIFHIENPFETPHLEKLLLGYNCYYLNPCYEPFYIAENAFEHLTRLRVLDLAFDNLTAVPHGLPRSLEKLNLKENRLTEIPDRAFVNLTKLSTLNLEWNCQRCDHAAQPCFPCPYNNPLKLHPQSFFSENSAIGFLSLRGNSIKTFPKGIFKPLKKLGRLDLSDNRLAFAIQNASFFGELTHLNWISLIYNYEPERIFTEFHLSTHVGKMVNLQYLLLTGNFFKSLSTQSLEVLSQLKKLHTLELRMNFMYKFDFQSLKRFPSLQNIVLTQNMLTFNECPSRELFMGQSEALSKRQTIFSSRFQTGILVGRHISTEDKARTSWPSDTLDIEPFALSVLYNKQCNGGFTLDLSQNDILFLTNNTFAGLENVTCLDLSLNYMSQTLSKGDFSGLTKLVALNMSHNRIDLFYDHAFSELNKTLKLLDLSNNDFHFNMRGMFHSLSFIHNLQNLEVLSLANNNIQMRIDHQLNSSSLRTLYFNGNRLDNMWKAKHKYTLFFQNLTNLNHLDISNNQLRSISDDILTNLPKSLQSLVISYNQLAFFPWANITALSNLTLLDLSHNVLDFFPSTILKFDSNLKCLYLNNNRFHSIPESVLIQLKSLQVLHLDHNQIKKIHFKFTPKPSSNETALKELTLHTNPFRCDCDTAWFSVFLAKTSIRIPFLTTSVLCAYPESQIGKSMLLIDQHSCQEIYGSLAFFVNFCLVILFTTLPLLKHLYGWDLWYCLQVLWAGQKGYSQLPGSDCHYHAFVVFDTGNPAVRDWVYNELVVHLEDRHRRFNLCLEERDWVPGLSCIENLHNAVYKSVKTVFVLSSGKALNGVIRQAFYMVQQRLLDEKADVAVLVLLEEMYTKLKYLQLRKRLCGKSVLTWPKNPLAQPLFWNQENTDSV is encoded by the exons ATGTTGAGAAGGTCGTGGGTGAGATTGGAGTGTAGCTGCATTCACAACCATCTCACTAATtgtacatatgtatatatttttttatttcaggtggCTATGATGAAATACATCATCATATTCTGTCACCTCCTTGTGTCTCTGAAAGCCATAAATTTCAGGTTTCTGCCATGTGATGTGGATGCCAATGTCACTAAAGTGGACTGCCATGATAGATCCTTGGATCGTGTCATTTACATCAAAGAAGACAGAGTTTTGTCCCTCAATCTCAGCCTGAATAGAATCCGTAAAGTGGCAGACAACACTTTCTCTGGTGTACCAAACCTTCTCACCTTGGATATGACCCGCAATGGAAATCCTTATTCACCTGAACTGGATATCCACCACTGCGCTTTCAAGGTCTTGCCAAAGCTTCAGCATCTGTTTCTGTCCCATAACAGACTCAGACATATTCCTTGGCTTCCTGAAAGCCTGCGTCAGCTGAATCTAGAGGGCAATCGGATCTTCCACATTGAAAATCCATTTGAGACTCCACATCTTGAGAAGCTCTTGCTCGGCTACAACTGCTATTATCTAAACCCTTGTTATGAGCCCTTTTACATcgctgaaaatgcttttgaaCACCTGACACGTCTTCGGGTTCTTGATTTGGCCTTTGATAATTTGACGGCTGTACCTCATGGATTACCCCGGTCATTGGAGAAActgaatttaaaagaaaacagactGACTGAGATCCCAGACCGAGCTTTTGTCAACCTGACAAAGCTCAGTACCTTGAATCTTGAATGGAACTGTCAGCGTTGCGACCATGCAGCACAGCCTTGCTTTCCTTGCCCATACAACAACCCACTGAAACTACATCCTCAGTCCTTCTTTTCAGAGAACAGTGCCATTGGCTTTCTCAGTTTGAGGGGAAACTCTATTAAAACATTCCCTAAgggcatttttaagcctttaaaAAAGTTGGGTCGACTGGACCTCTCTGACAACAGGCTTGCATTCGCCATACAGAACGCCTCTTTTTTTGGAGAGCTCACTCACCTTAATTGGATAAGTCTTATCTACAATTATGAGCCAGAAAGAATCTTTACTGAATTCCATCTGTCGACTCATGTTGGCAAAATGGTGAATTTGCAATATCTTCTATTGACAGGAAACTTTTTCAAATCGCTGTCCACTCAGAGCTTAGAAGTTCTCTCCCAGCTGAAGAAACTTCACACACTGGAGCTGAGGATGAATTTCATGTATAAATTCGACTTTCAAAGCCTCAAACGGTTTCCCTCTCTTCAAAATATTGTCCTGACTCAAAACATGCTAACCTTTAATGAATGCCCATCCAGAGAGCTGTTCATGGGTCAATCGGAGGCATTAAGCAAAAGGCAAACAATATTCTCCAGCAGATTCCAGACTGGAATCTTAGTCGGTCGACACATTAGTACGGAAGATAAAGCCAGGACTTCATGGCCATCAGACACCCTCGATATAGAACCGTTTGCATTATCAGTTCTTTATAATAAACAGTGCAATGGAGGATTTACTCTTGACCTATCTCAGAATGACATTCTATTTCTTACAAATAACACTTTCGCTGGCCTCGAGAACGTAACATGCTTGGACCTGTCCCTTAATTATATGAGCCAGACTCTAAGTAAAGGTGATTTTTCTGGTTTGACTAAATTAGTTGCACTGAATATGTCTCACAATCGAATTGATCTTTTTTATGATCATGCTTTTAGCGAGCTAAATAAAACCCTGAAATTGTTAGACCTCAGTAACAATGACTTCCATTTTAATATGAGGGGCATGTTCCATAGCCTTAGTTTCATCCATAATCTTCAGAACTTGGAAGTCTTGAGTTTGGCCAACAATAACATTCAGATGCGAATTGATCACCAGCTGAATAGCAGCTCACTGAGGACCCTCTACTTCAATGGAAATCGCTTGGATAACATGTGGAAAGCCAAACACAAGTACACACTCTTCTTCCAAAATCTAACAAATCTCAATCACCTGGACATCTCCAATAATCAGCTGAGATCTATTTCGGACGACATTTTGACCAACTTGCCCAAGAGTCTTCAATCTTTAGTGATCAGCTATAACCAGTTGGCATTCTTCCCTTGGGCAAACATCACGGCACTGAGCAATCTGACTCTCCTGGATTTGAGTCACAATGTTCTTGACTTTTTTCCCAGCACCATTCTAAAATTCGATTCCAATTTAAAGTGCCTGTATCTCAATAACAATCGATTTCATAGCATCCCTGAAAGCGTTCTGATTCAGTTGAAATCCTTACAAGTTCTTCACCTGGACCACAATCAAATCAAGAAGATTCACTTCAAGTTCACCCCAAAACCCTCCTCCAACGAAACTGCCCTGAAGGAACTCACCTTACATACCAACCCTTTCAGATGCGACTGTGATACAGCGTGGTTTTCTGTCTTCTTAGCGAAGACTTCAATACGCATTCCCTTCCTCACCACATCTGTCCTATGCGCCTACCCAGAATCTCAAATTGGCAAGAGCATGTTGTTAATAGATCAGCATTCCTGCCAGGAGATTTATGGCAGCCTGGCCTTCTTTGTGAACTTCTGCTTGGTTATTTTGTTCACTACACTGCCCCTTCTGAAGCATCTATATGGCTGGGACCTGTGGTACTGCCTTCAGGTACTCTGGGCTGGTCAGAAGGGATATTCCCAGCTGCCTGGAAGTGATTGTCATTACCATGCGTTTGTGGTGTTTGACACGGGTAACCCTGCTGTCAGAGACTGGGTGTACAACGAGCTTGTCGTTCATCTGGAGGACAGACACAGAAGGTTTAATCTGTGTTTGGAGGAGAGGGACTGGGTTCCTGGGCTGTCATGCATCGAAAATCTCCACAACGCCGTCTACAAAAGCGTGAAGACGGTGTTCGTGCTCTCCAGCGGAAAGGCATTGAACGGGGTGATTCGTCAGGCTTTCTACATGGTTCAACAGCGACTTCTGGACGAGAAG GCTGATGTAGCTGTGCTGGTTTTGCTTGAGGAGATGTACACAAAACTGAAGTATCTGCAGCTGAGAAAGAGGCTTTGCGGGAAGTCGGTTCTGACTTGGCCCAAAAATCCTCTGGCACAGCCCCTTTTCTGGAATCAA gaGAACACGGACTCTGTGTAG
- the LOC128750117 gene encoding toll-like receptor 7 isoform X1, protein MLRRSWVRLECSCIHNHLTNCTYVYIFLFQVAMMKYIIIFCHLLVSLKAINFRFLPCDVDANVTKVDCHDRSLDRVIYIKEDRVLSLNLSLNRIRKVADNTFSGVPNLLTLDMTRNGNPYSPELDIHHCAFKVLPKLQHLFLSHNRLRHIPWLPESLRQLNLEGNRIFHIENPFETPHLEKLLLGYNCYYLNPCYEPFYIAENAFEHLTRLRVLDLAFDNLTAVPHGLPRSLEKLNLKENRLTEIPDRAFVNLTKLSTLNLEWNCQRCDHAAQPCFPCPYNNPLKLHPQSFFSENSAIGFLSLRGNSIKTFPKGIFKPLKKLGRLDLSDNRLAFAIQNASFFGELTHLNWISLIYNYEPERIFTEFHLSTHVGKMVNLQYLLLTGNFFKSLSTQSLEVLSQLKKLHTLELRMNFMYKFDFQSLKRFPSLQNIVLTQNMLTFNECPSRELFMGQSEALSKRQTIFSSRFQTGILVGRHISTEDKARTSWPSDTLDIEPFALSVLYNKQCNGGFTLDLSQNDILFLTNNTFAGLENVTCLDLSLNYMSQTLSKGDFSGLTKLVALNMSHNRIDLFYDHAFSELNKTLKLLDLSNNDFHFNMRGMFHSLSFIHNLQNLEVLSLANNNIQMRIDHQLNSSSLRTLYFNGNRLDNMWKAKHKYTLFFQNLTNLNHLDISNNQLRSISDDILTNLPKSLQSLVISYNQLAFFPWANITALSNLTLLDLSHNVLDFFPSTILKFDSNLKCLYLNNNRFHSIPESVLIQLKSLQVLHLDHNQIKKIHFKFTPKPSSNETALKELTLHTNPFRCDCDTAWFSVFLAKTSIRIPFLTTSVLCAYPESQIGKSMLLIDQHSCQEIYGSLAFFVNFCLVILFTTLPLLKHLYGWDLWYCLQVLWAGQKGYSQLPGSDCHYHAFVVFDTGNPAVRDWVYNELVVHLEDRHRRFNLCLEERDWVPGLSCIENLHNAVYKSVKTVFVLSSGKALNGVIRQAFYMVQQRLLDEKADVAVLVLLEEMYTKLKYLQLRKRLCGKSVLTWPKNPLAQPLFWNQVRMALSSDNLKLYDQNMSESFNM, encoded by the exons ATGTTGAGAAGGTCGTGGGTGAGATTGGAGTGTAGCTGCATTCACAACCATCTCACTAATtgtacatatgtatatatttttttatttcaggtggCTATGATGAAATACATCATCATATTCTGTCACCTCCTTGTGTCTCTGAAAGCCATAAATTTCAGGTTTCTGCCATGTGATGTGGATGCCAATGTCACTAAAGTGGACTGCCATGATAGATCCTTGGATCGTGTCATTTACATCAAAGAAGACAGAGTTTTGTCCCTCAATCTCAGCCTGAATAGAATCCGTAAAGTGGCAGACAACACTTTCTCTGGTGTACCAAACCTTCTCACCTTGGATATGACCCGCAATGGAAATCCTTATTCACCTGAACTGGATATCCACCACTGCGCTTTCAAGGTCTTGCCAAAGCTTCAGCATCTGTTTCTGTCCCATAACAGACTCAGACATATTCCTTGGCTTCCTGAAAGCCTGCGTCAGCTGAATCTAGAGGGCAATCGGATCTTCCACATTGAAAATCCATTTGAGACTCCACATCTTGAGAAGCTCTTGCTCGGCTACAACTGCTATTATCTAAACCCTTGTTATGAGCCCTTTTACATcgctgaaaatgcttttgaaCACCTGACACGTCTTCGGGTTCTTGATTTGGCCTTTGATAATTTGACGGCTGTACCTCATGGATTACCCCGGTCATTGGAGAAActgaatttaaaagaaaacagactGACTGAGATCCCAGACCGAGCTTTTGTCAACCTGACAAAGCTCAGTACCTTGAATCTTGAATGGAACTGTCAGCGTTGCGACCATGCAGCACAGCCTTGCTTTCCTTGCCCATACAACAACCCACTGAAACTACATCCTCAGTCCTTCTTTTCAGAGAACAGTGCCATTGGCTTTCTCAGTTTGAGGGGAAACTCTATTAAAACATTCCCTAAgggcatttttaagcctttaaaAAAGTTGGGTCGACTGGACCTCTCTGACAACAGGCTTGCATTCGCCATACAGAACGCCTCTTTTTTTGGAGAGCTCACTCACCTTAATTGGATAAGTCTTATCTACAATTATGAGCCAGAAAGAATCTTTACTGAATTCCATCTGTCGACTCATGTTGGCAAAATGGTGAATTTGCAATATCTTCTATTGACAGGAAACTTTTTCAAATCGCTGTCCACTCAGAGCTTAGAAGTTCTCTCCCAGCTGAAGAAACTTCACACACTGGAGCTGAGGATGAATTTCATGTATAAATTCGACTTTCAAAGCCTCAAACGGTTTCCCTCTCTTCAAAATATTGTCCTGACTCAAAACATGCTAACCTTTAATGAATGCCCATCCAGAGAGCTGTTCATGGGTCAATCGGAGGCATTAAGCAAAAGGCAAACAATATTCTCCAGCAGATTCCAGACTGGAATCTTAGTCGGTCGACACATTAGTACGGAAGATAAAGCCAGGACTTCATGGCCATCAGACACCCTCGATATAGAACCGTTTGCATTATCAGTTCTTTATAATAAACAGTGCAATGGAGGATTTACTCTTGACCTATCTCAGAATGACATTCTATTTCTTACAAATAACACTTTCGCTGGCCTCGAGAACGTAACATGCTTGGACCTGTCCCTTAATTATATGAGCCAGACTCTAAGTAAAGGTGATTTTTCTGGTTTGACTAAATTAGTTGCACTGAATATGTCTCACAATCGAATTGATCTTTTTTATGATCATGCTTTTAGCGAGCTAAATAAAACCCTGAAATTGTTAGACCTCAGTAACAATGACTTCCATTTTAATATGAGGGGCATGTTCCATAGCCTTAGTTTCATCCATAATCTTCAGAACTTGGAAGTCTTGAGTTTGGCCAACAATAACATTCAGATGCGAATTGATCACCAGCTGAATAGCAGCTCACTGAGGACCCTCTACTTCAATGGAAATCGCTTGGATAACATGTGGAAAGCCAAACACAAGTACACACTCTTCTTCCAAAATCTAACAAATCTCAATCACCTGGACATCTCCAATAATCAGCTGAGATCTATTTCGGACGACATTTTGACCAACTTGCCCAAGAGTCTTCAATCTTTAGTGATCAGCTATAACCAGTTGGCATTCTTCCCTTGGGCAAACATCACGGCACTGAGCAATCTGACTCTCCTGGATTTGAGTCACAATGTTCTTGACTTTTTTCCCAGCACCATTCTAAAATTCGATTCCAATTTAAAGTGCCTGTATCTCAATAACAATCGATTTCATAGCATCCCTGAAAGCGTTCTGATTCAGTTGAAATCCTTACAAGTTCTTCACCTGGACCACAATCAAATCAAGAAGATTCACTTCAAGTTCACCCCAAAACCCTCCTCCAACGAAACTGCCCTGAAGGAACTCACCTTACATACCAACCCTTTCAGATGCGACTGTGATACAGCGTGGTTTTCTGTCTTCTTAGCGAAGACTTCAATACGCATTCCCTTCCTCACCACATCTGTCCTATGCGCCTACCCAGAATCTCAAATTGGCAAGAGCATGTTGTTAATAGATCAGCATTCCTGCCAGGAGATTTATGGCAGCCTGGCCTTCTTTGTGAACTTCTGCTTGGTTATTTTGTTCACTACACTGCCCCTTCTGAAGCATCTATATGGCTGGGACCTGTGGTACTGCCTTCAGGTACTCTGGGCTGGTCAGAAGGGATATTCCCAGCTGCCTGGAAGTGATTGTCATTACCATGCGTTTGTGGTGTTTGACACGGGTAACCCTGCTGTCAGAGACTGGGTGTACAACGAGCTTGTCGTTCATCTGGAGGACAGACACAGAAGGTTTAATCTGTGTTTGGAGGAGAGGGACTGGGTTCCTGGGCTGTCATGCATCGAAAATCTCCACAACGCCGTCTACAAAAGCGTGAAGACGGTGTTCGTGCTCTCCAGCGGAAAGGCATTGAACGGGGTGATTCGTCAGGCTTTCTACATGGTTCAACAGCGACTTCTGGACGAGAAG GCTGATGTAGCTGTGCTGGTTTTGCTTGAGGAGATGTACACAAAACTGAAGTATCTGCAGCTGAGAAAGAGGCTTTGCGGGAAGTCGGTTCTGACTTGGCCCAAAAATCCTCTGGCACAGCCCCTTTTCTGGAATCAAGTGAGAATGGCACTGTCGTCGGATAATCTCAAGCTCTATGATCAAAACATGAGTGAAAGTTTTAACATGTGA